A genomic window from Mesorhizobium shangrilense includes:
- a CDS encoding Gfo/Idh/MocA family protein, with amino-acid sequence MRIGQTHLRIGFIGAGGIAERHVGVLSAMEDVAIVGVADPDFARAADLAGRLGARAYNSHADLIVMEKLDAAYICIPPFAHGDVEAAVIAAALPFFVEKPLSLDIASAERISRTVAARGVVTAVGYHWRYLDTVQEVRDLLVGNPPALVVGYWLDQTPAPRWWWRQGQSGGQIVEQATHAIDLARYLVGEITEVYAQDAHTAERRDFPGLDIATATAVSLRFATGAVGTLSATCLLGWPHRTGLHLFCDGMAIELSDRDIMVDVGRGRPLRQAGSDAVELEDRHFLDAVRGLPNRIRCPYGEALKSHRVTLAIAQSAASRQPVKIDSLVDLADA; translated from the coding sequence ATGAGGATAGGGCAGACACACCTCAGGATCGGCTTCATCGGCGCCGGAGGGATCGCCGAGCGACATGTCGGCGTGCTGTCCGCTATGGAGGATGTCGCGATTGTTGGCGTCGCCGATCCTGATTTCGCGCGCGCCGCCGACCTGGCGGGCAGGCTTGGCGCCCGTGCCTACAATTCCCATGCCGATCTCATCGTCATGGAAAAACTCGACGCCGCTTATATCTGCATTCCGCCTTTCGCCCACGGGGATGTCGAGGCCGCGGTAATCGCCGCCGCGTTGCCATTCTTCGTCGAAAAGCCGCTGTCGCTGGATATCGCATCGGCTGAGCGTATTTCCCGCACAGTGGCAGCACGCGGCGTCGTCACCGCCGTCGGCTACCACTGGCGCTATCTCGACACGGTCCAGGAGGTACGCGACCTGCTTGTCGGCAACCCGCCCGCACTGGTCGTGGGTTATTGGCTCGATCAGACGCCGGCGCCGCGATGGTGGTGGCGGCAGGGTCAGTCCGGCGGCCAGATCGTCGAACAGGCGACCCACGCGATCGATCTGGCCCGCTACCTCGTCGGCGAAATCACAGAGGTCTATGCTCAGGATGCCCACACCGCTGAGCGTCGCGACTTTCCCGGACTCGACATCGCCACCGCAACCGCCGTTTCCCTGCGCTTTGCAACAGGCGCGGTCGGCACGCTGTCGGCGACTTGTCTGCTGGGTTGGCCCCATCGCACCGGCCTTCATCTCTTTTGCGATGGCATGGCGATTGAACTTTCCGACCGCGACATTATGGTTGATGTCGGCCGTGGACGTCCGCTCCGGCAAGCGGGAAGCGATGCCGTCGAACTCGAGGACCGCCATTTTCTTGATGCCGTGCGCGGATTGCCCAACCGCATCCGCTGTCCCTATGGGGAGGCCTTGAAGTCGCATCGCGTCACGCTGGCCATTGCACAGTCCGCTGCCTCGCGCCAGCCAGTCAAGATCGATTCGTTAGTGGATCTGGCAGATGCCTGA
- a CDS encoding glycosyltransferase, producing the protein MSNTPLIVMATDSMVPSGVGEHMLTLAGAISSTHEVALAFPPHGDGVRFLVRGDAAGFETVALDEAFPKWLTARRPAILHVHAGIGWEGHGLVEAGRIAGIPIVRTEHLPYLITDEQQKSQHRMAAGLADTLVVVSDSAAESYRAEGFDRLVTIRNGIDTPIVRHPRGDTRETLALPDNARLVITVARFAAQKGHDCLLHAAAEVTRQIPHVVFLMVGDGPERETMQALTASLKLANIAFLGQRADVPDLLAAADLFVLPSLFEGLPIVVLEAMALALPVVATRIGGTLEALGSDHPLLVPAGSPYSLAGAIVAALANGPGSRTVGIRGRARFEQRFTAARMGRETAALYQAMRKRVCLT; encoded by the coding sequence ATGAGCAACACTCCACTGATCGTGATGGCCACGGATAGCATGGTGCCCTCGGGGGTGGGGGAACATATGCTAACGCTTGCCGGCGCTATTTCATCCACGCACGAGGTGGCGCTCGCCTTCCCGCCCCATGGCGACGGAGTTCGCTTCCTCGTGCGCGGCGATGCGGCCGGGTTCGAGACCGTTGCGTTGGACGAGGCTTTCCCAAAATGGCTGACCGCACGCCGTCCAGCGATCCTTCATGTCCATGCCGGCATCGGCTGGGAAGGCCATGGATTGGTGGAGGCCGGCCGGATCGCCGGCATACCCATCGTGCGGACCGAGCACCTTCCCTATCTCATCACCGATGAACAACAAAAATCCCAGCACCGCATGGCCGCGGGTCTGGCCGACACCCTCGTGGTTGTTTCGGACTCCGCCGCCGAGAGCTACCGGGCCGAAGGCTTCGACCGCCTCGTCACAATCCGCAACGGCATAGATACGCCGATTGTGCGACACCCACGCGGAGATACCCGCGAGACTTTGGCCCTGCCTGATAACGCGCGGCTTGTGATCACCGTGGCGCGTTTCGCCGCGCAGAAGGGTCATGACTGCCTGCTGCACGCAGCGGCGGAGGTGACCCGCCAGATACCACATGTCGTTTTCCTGATGGTCGGCGATGGCCCCGAACGAGAAACCATGCAGGCACTGACGGCCTCCCTGAAATTGGCGAACATCGCCTTCCTCGGCCAGCGTGCGGACGTCCCGGATCTGCTCGCCGCCGCCGACCTGTTCGTCCTACCCTCGCTATTCGAGGGTTTGCCCATTGTCGTGCTGGAGGCAATGGCGCTCGCCCTCCCTGTGGTGGCGACCCGCATCGGCGGCACTCTCGAGGCATTGGGCAGCGACCATCCGCTTCTGGTGCCTGCCGGATCCCCGTATTCGCTGGCTGGGGCGATCGTCGCGGCCCTTGCCAACGGACCCGGGAGCCGGACCGTCGGTATCCGCGGCCGGGCGCGCTTCGAGCAACGCTTCACTGCAGCACGCATGGGCCGGGAAACGGCGGCGCTTTACCAGGCGATGCGCAAGAGGGTGTGTTTGACATGA
- the glf gene encoding UDP-galactopyranose mutase, with protein sequence MQRFARHRQVFYWEEHIPTDHHLPYLEFHAFDDSEVVAVRPRIPLAWHGERLQVALSRLLDQLLLLHRANRPLLWFYTPIMYPVAQHIDAVAVVYDCMDELSAFRFAPPELRDLEALLMRQADVVFTGGHGLYEAKRHQHSNIHPFPSSVDVAHFNAARTTDVPSDQPELAGPVLGYCGVIDERIDLALIEKLAAGRPNWSIVLIGPVAKIDPATLPQAKNIHYLGRKGYAELPTYLAGWDVALMPFASNEATRFISPTKTPEYLAAGRPVVSTPVPDVVRHYGDVEGVLIAGGADEFGKACERALDLSRDRRTWLPAVDALLARNSWDQTFMKMSALVDEAIAKKEEKNTARPSRPAVFRPTGATPYDYLIVGAGFAGSVLAERLAASGKRVFLCDRRPHIAGNTFDLHNEAGILVHKYGPHIFHTNSEEIFAYLSRFTRWRPYEHRVLAAVDGKLLPIPINRTTLSGLYGIELKDEAAAAAFLAGRAEPVSDIRTSRDVVVSQIGTDLYRTFFEGYTRKQWGLDPSELDKSVAARIPTRTSTDDRYFLDTYQAMPASGFTRLFENMLDHDNIRVETGVDHRDLNGEGLAHRTIYTGPIDAYFDHRFGPLPYRSLEFRHETLNREQFQPVAVVNYPSADVPYTRITEYKHLTGQSHAKSSISYEYACADGEPYYPVPRLENQKLYKQYEALARVQRDVIFVGRLGTYKYYNMDQVVGQALATFRRLEKAETAHAENWIAAAE encoded by the coding sequence ATGCAACGCTTCGCCCGCCACCGACAGGTGTTCTACTGGGAAGAACATATCCCGACAGACCATCATCTGCCCTATCTCGAATTTCACGCCTTCGATGACAGCGAGGTGGTTGCGGTGCGCCCACGCATTCCCCTCGCCTGGCACGGGGAACGGCTGCAAGTCGCACTATCTCGCCTTCTTGACCAGCTTCTCCTGTTGCACAGGGCGAACCGGCCCCTGCTCTGGTTCTACACCCCGATCATGTATCCAGTCGCACAGCATATCGATGCCGTCGCGGTGGTCTACGACTGCATGGACGAACTGTCCGCCTTTCGGTTTGCACCGCCCGAGCTGCGCGACCTCGAGGCGCTTCTGATGCGGCAGGCCGACGTGGTGTTCACGGGCGGCCACGGCCTCTACGAGGCAAAGCGGCATCAGCACAGCAACATCCATCCGTTTCCCTCGAGCGTCGATGTCGCGCATTTCAATGCCGCGCGCACGACAGACGTCCCAAGCGACCAGCCGGAACTGGCGGGACCAGTTCTCGGATACTGTGGCGTCATCGACGAGCGTATCGACCTCGCTCTCATCGAAAAGCTGGCAGCGGGGCGGCCAAACTGGTCGATTGTTCTGATCGGTCCGGTGGCCAAGATTGATCCGGCGACGCTGCCGCAGGCCAAGAACATTCACTACCTAGGCCGCAAAGGGTATGCCGAGCTCCCGACCTACCTTGCCGGCTGGGACGTTGCGCTCATGCCCTTCGCGAGCAACGAAGCGACGCGCTTCATTAGCCCGACCAAGACGCCGGAATATCTCGCGGCAGGCAGACCCGTGGTCTCAACTCCCGTCCCCGATGTCGTCCGCCACTACGGCGATGTGGAGGGCGTCCTCATCGCGGGCGGCGCCGATGAGTTCGGCAAGGCCTGCGAACGTGCCCTCGACCTGTCGCGCGACCGGCGAACATGGCTGCCGGCCGTCGACGCACTTCTGGCGCGCAACTCGTGGGATCAGACCTTCATGAAGATGTCGGCGCTAGTTGACGAGGCGATCGCGAAGAAAGAGGAGAAGAATACGGCGCGGCCGTCTCGACCGGCGGTCTTTCGGCCCACCGGTGCAACACCCTACGACTATCTGATCGTCGGCGCCGGCTTCGCTGGCTCGGTCTTGGCCGAACGGCTGGCTGCATCGGGTAAGCGAGTCTTCCTCTGTGACCGCCGCCCCCACATCGCCGGCAACACTTTCGACCTCCACAACGAAGCCGGAATCCTTGTCCACAAATACGGGCCGCATATCTTCCATACCAACAGCGAGGAGATCTTTGCCTACCTCTCCCGCTTCACGCGCTGGCGGCCCTACGAACACCGCGTGCTGGCTGCGGTGGACGGTAAGCTCTTGCCGATCCCGATCAACCGCACCACGCTCAGCGGGCTCTACGGGATCGAACTGAAGGACGAAGCGGCCGCCGCCGCGTTCCTTGCGGGTCGTGCCGAGCCCGTGTCCGACATCCGCACCTCGCGCGACGTGGTGGTCTCCCAGATCGGCACCGATCTCTATCGCACCTTTTTTGAAGGCTATACGCGCAAGCAATGGGGACTCGATCCGTCGGAACTCGACAAGTCCGTAGCTGCTCGCATTCCCACCCGCACCTCGACTGACGATCGTTATTTTCTCGATACCTATCAGGCGATGCCGGCAAGCGGCTTTACCCGCCTGTTCGAGAATATGCTTGACCACGACAACATTCGCGTCGAGACCGGCGTCGACCACCGCGACCTGAACGGCGAAGGCCTGGCGCATCGCACCATCTACACTGGTCCCATCGACGCCTATTTCGATCATCGGTTCGGGCCGCTGCCTTATCGCAGCCTCGAATTTCGCCACGAGACGCTAAACCGCGAACAGTTCCAGCCGGTCGCCGTCGTCAATTATCCGTCTGCGGATGTTCCCTACACCCGCATCACCGAATACAAGCACCTGACCGGCCAGAGCCACGCAAAGTCCAGCATTTCCTACGAGTACGCTTGCGCTGACGGCGAGCCATACTACCCAGTCCCACGACTGGAAAATCAGAAGCTCTACAAACAATACGAGGCGCTGGCGCGCGTGCAGCGCGACGTGATCTTCGTCGGCCGCCTCGGCACCTATAAATACTACAACATGGATCAGGTGGTCGGGCAGGCGCTCGCAACCTTCCGCCGCCTGGAGAAGGCGGAGACCGCGCACGCCGAAAACTGGATTGCGGCAGCGGAATGA
- a CDS encoding PhnA-like protein produces MSVYSQPADVIDDPAPDDIQTHPTISEQAHTILINKVSWGAILAGVVVALVIQVLLTMLGVGIGVAVLDPHAGDNPAASTFSISAAIWYAAAGILAAFAGGYIAARMSGKTSPTTGALHGLTTWAFTSLLVLYLLSTTVGAIVGGAFSGISSAIGGIGQTVAQTAPVIADANPLDAIENQVRASGSDPEALQVNAVNAIRALVTGDEGGAEEARQQAAQALANARAIPIDQAQSQVAQIEQQYRQAVERTRQAATDAADAAASIVSTGALSAFVALVLGAIAGWLGGRSGVVYPVFADRVMPSRRRLLEAAHS; encoded by the coding sequence TTGAGCGTTTACTCCCAACCGGCCGACGTGATCGACGACCCCGCCCCTGACGACATCCAGACGCATCCCACCATATCCGAGCAAGCCCATACGATCCTGATCAACAAGGTCTCTTGGGGCGCTATCCTCGCCGGCGTTGTGGTCGCCCTTGTCATCCAGGTATTGTTGACAATGCTCGGGGTGGGCATCGGTGTCGCCGTACTCGATCCCCACGCGGGCGACAATCCTGCCGCCTCCACATTCTCGATCTCCGCGGCAATATGGTACGCGGCTGCCGGTATCCTTGCAGCCTTTGCCGGCGGGTACATCGCAGCGCGCATGTCTGGAAAGACTTCGCCCACCACTGGCGCACTGCATGGGTTGACCACCTGGGCGTTTACAAGTTTGTTGGTCCTCTACCTCCTGTCGACGACCGTCGGGGCCATCGTCGGCGGTGCGTTCAGCGGTATCTCGAGCGCCATCGGCGGCATCGGCCAGACCGTGGCGCAGACCGCACCGGTGATCGCAGATGCCAATCCGCTCGACGCAATCGAGAACCAGGTTCGCGCCTCCGGTAGCGACCCGGAGGCCTTACAGGTGAACGCGGTCAATGCCATCCGCGCACTGGTAACGGGGGACGAAGGCGGTGCGGAGGAAGCCCGACAGCAGGCTGCACAGGCGTTGGCCAACGCTCGCGCTATTCCGATCGACCAGGCGCAGTCGCAGGTCGCGCAGATCGAACAGCAGTACCGGCAGGCCGTCGAACGGACACGGCAGGCTGCCACAGATGCCGCCGACGCCGCAGCGTCAATAGTCTCCACTGGCGCCCTTTCGGCGTTCGTCGCCTTGGTGCTCGGGGCTATTGCAGGCTGGTTGGGCGGACGCTCCGGCGTGGTTTATCCTGTTTTCGCGGATAGGGTCATGCCTTCCCGTCGCCGCCTCCTGGAAGCCGCGCACAGCTAA
- a CDS encoding DUF6894 family protein: protein MYCIRPHSPSIRAPGVGSAVLRRGRDISMPLYYFRITGSPSIAGGDGIDLADDDAAWSLAVTSTGEVLRDLGCTISDAVEIVATVHNPAGRVVGTLRILGDRGLRRP, encoded by the coding sequence ATGTACTGTATTCGGCCCCACAGCCCCAGCATCCGCGCCCCGGGCGTGGGCTCAGCCGTACTCCGGCGCGGGCGGGATATTTCCATGCCCCTGTACTACTTTCGCATCACAGGGTCGCCCTCGATAGCGGGGGGCGATGGCATCGATCTCGCCGACGACGATGCAGCGTGGTCTCTCGCCGTGACCTCAACGGGGGAAGTTTTGCGCGATCTGGGTTGTACCATATCCGACGCCGTCGAGATCGTGGCCACCGTGCATAACCCGGCGGGCCGGGTCGTCGGAACGCTGCGCATCTTGGGAGACAGGGGACTACGGCGGCCGTGA
- a CDS encoding Crp/Fnr family transcriptional regulator, with amino-acid sequence METYDVMPSSNLFIRKLESFHPLSGEDKKLLDRYSRPLREVPAKQDIIAEGERPSSVFVIISGFACRYKLIESGRRQIMAYMLPGDTCDFNMFILKRMDYGIAALSRCQVLELSRAAILEMTEHPAITRALWWANLVDEATMREWLVNIGQRSAERRIGHLLCEILTRLEIVGLAKGNTFSLPVTQTDLADTLGMTVVHANRMLTSLRIRGLIEIDARKLIIKDAERLRAFSGFNPNYLHLGAGLADAQSEKETPS; translated from the coding sequence TTGGAAACTTACGACGTCATGCCGTCATCGAACCTCTTCATCCGCAAGCTTGAGAGCTTCCATCCCCTGTCGGGCGAGGACAAGAAACTTCTGGACCGTTACAGCCGCCCCCTGAGGGAGGTTCCGGCAAAGCAGGACATTATCGCCGAGGGTGAAAGACCCAGTTCCGTTTTCGTTATAATCTCCGGCTTCGCCTGCCGCTATAAACTCATCGAAAGCGGCAGGCGCCAGATTATGGCCTACATGCTTCCGGGAGATACATGTGACTTCAACATGTTCATCCTCAAGCGGATGGACTATGGAATCGCCGCGCTGTCGCGCTGTCAGGTGCTGGAATTGTCCCGGGCGGCTATCCTCGAGATGACGGAGCACCCGGCCATCACGCGCGCGCTATGGTGGGCCAATCTGGTTGACGAAGCGACGATGCGCGAGTGGCTCGTTAACATCGGCCAACGCTCGGCCGAACGGCGAATAGGTCACCTGCTTTGCGAGATTCTCACGCGCTTGGAGATTGTGGGCCTGGCGAAGGGGAACACCTTCTCCCTGCCGGTCACCCAGACTGATCTGGCCGATACATTGGGAATGACGGTAGTTCATGCAAACCGGATGCTGACCAGCCTGCGCATCCGCGGTCTGATCGAAATCGACGCCAGGAAGCTCATCATCAAGGATGCTGAGCGTTTGCGGGCATTCAGTGGATTCAACCCAAACTATCTGCATCTGGGTGCTGGACTCGCCGATGCTCAGTCGGAAAAGGAGACGCCGTCATGA
- a CDS encoding IS630 family transposase (programmed frameshift) — translation MTRSYSLDLRERVAGFVARGGSCHAAAAHFGVSVSFVVKLMAAFRASDSLKAKPEGGWRYSKLDPHRDFLMRRIAEQDDITMPELAAELAGRDTVVAPSSISRWLISATATASKKTLLASEQERPDVAAARREWVARQPRMRLEPHRLVFIDETGTTTKMTRLRGRCPKGQRLRSKAPFGHWKTQTFIAGLRCFGLTAPFVVDRPMNRCIFETYVETQLAPTLSKGDVVILDNLAAHKSPKAQAAIRARGAWMLFLPPYSPDLNPIEMAFSKLKAHLRARAIRTIDRLCHAIGDICTLYPPTECQNYFKAAGYV, via the exons ATGACGAGATCCTATTCGCTTGATCTTCGTGAGCGTGTTGCGGGCTTTGTGGCACGCGGCGGGTCGTGCCATGCGGCTGCGGCCCATTTTGGCGTTTCCGTATCGTTCGTCGTGAAGCTGATGGCGGCGTTTCGAGCGAGCGACAGCCTCAAGGCAAAGCCGGAGGGCGGCTGGCGCTACTCGAAACTCGATCCGCACCGGGACTTCCTGATGCGCCGGATCGCCGAGCAGGACGACATCACCATGCCGGAGCTGGCCGCCGAACTGGCCGGGCGAGACACGGTCGTTGCGCCGTCGTCGATCTCGCGCTGGCTGAT ATCCGCAACGGCTACCGCTTCAAAAAAAACACTGCTGGCCAGCGAGCAGGAGCGGCCCGACGTCGCCGCCGCGCGCCGGGAATGGGTCGCCCGCCAGCCGAGGATGCGGCTTGAACCCCATCGCCTGGTGTTCATCGACGAGACCGGGACCACCACAAAGATGACGCGCCTGCGCGGGCGATGTCCAAAAGGCCAACGGCTGCGCTCGAAGGCGCCATTCGGGCACTGGAAGACCCAGACCTTCATCGCCGGGCTGAGATGCTTCGGCCTGACCGCGCCCTTCGTGGTCGACAGGCCGATGAACCGCTGCATCTTCGAGACTTATGTCGAGACCCAACTCGCACCGACGCTGTCCAAAGGCGACGTCGTCATCCTCGACAACCTCGCCGCCCACAAGAGCCCAAAGGCGCAGGCCGCCATCAGGGCGCGTGGCGCATGGATGCTGTTCCTGCCGCCCTACAGCCCCGATCTCAACCCCATCGAGATGGCCTTCTCAAAGCTGAAGGCTCACCTCAGGGCACGTGCCATCCGCACCATCGATCGCCTCTGCCACGCCATCGGCGACATCTGCACCCTCTATCCGCCAACCGAATGCCAGAACTACTTCAAAGCCGCCGGATATGTCTGA
- a CDS encoding ferritin-like domain-containing protein has protein sequence MPSNETGGTTGLEDLFLDGLKDIYYAEKKILTALPKMAKAAEADEVSAAFEKHLSETEGQVDRLEQVFELMGQTASAKACPAIDGILEEGAEILEKYSGTPAIDAGLVAAAQSVEHYEIARYGTLVAWAMQMGMADVATLLQATLEEEETTDTALSSLGEGGVNERAMQEAA, from the coding sequence ATGCCTAGCAATGAAACTGGCGGCACGACGGGTCTCGAAGACCTCTTTCTCGACGGACTCAAGGACATCTACTACGCCGAGAAGAAGATCCTCACAGCCCTCCCCAAGATGGCGAAGGCAGCGGAGGCGGACGAAGTATCAGCTGCGTTCGAGAAGCACCTGAGCGAAACGGAAGGCCAGGTCGACCGGCTGGAGCAGGTATTCGAGCTGATGGGGCAAACTGCGAGCGCCAAGGCCTGTCCGGCGATAGATGGCATCCTTGAAGAGGGTGCGGAAATCCTGGAGAAGTACAGCGGCACGCCCGCGATTGATGCCGGTCTCGTCGCAGCCGCCCAGTCAGTCGAGCACTATGAGATCGCGCGCTACGGCACGCTGGTTGCTTGGGCCATGCAGATGGGCATGGCGGATGTCGCAACGCTGCTGCAGGCCACGCTGGAAGAGGAAGAGACGACCGATACGGCATTGTCCTCGCTTGGCGAAGGCGGCGTCAACGAACGGGCGATGCAAGAGGCTGCGTAG
- a CDS encoding DUF982 domain-containing protein: MQFTKPVTILVGLGFPSSISNVTRAYGLLADWPTSQRGPAHELALSACRAALTGEVDAQVARSAFVDFAREAGILTSEPISLLLASALRNHGDPGALS, encoded by the coding sequence ATGCAATTCACCAAGCCCGTGACCATCCTCGTCGGCCTCGGATTTCCCAGCTCCATCAGCAACGTCACGCGGGCCTATGGCCTGCTCGCTGATTGGCCGACGAGTCAACGCGGTCCCGCTCACGAGCTCGCCCTAAGCGCCTGCCGTGCGGCGCTCACTGGTGAAGTCGATGCACAGGTCGCCCGTTCGGCTTTTGTCGACTTCGCGCGAGAAGCCGGCATTCTGACGAGTGAGCCCATCAGCCTGCTGCTGGCATCTGCTCTCCGAAACCATGGCGACCCCGGCGCCCTGAGCTAA
- a CDS encoding cold-shock protein: MTTGTVKFFNSTKGFGFIQPEAGGADVFVHVTAVERAGMRSLFEGQKVNFDLEVDRRSGKSAAANLSAA; encoded by the coding sequence ATGACTACAGGTACCGTGAAATTCTTCAACTCCACCAAGGGGTTTGGATTTATCCAACCAGAAGCCGGCGGCGCGGATGTGTTCGTCCATGTTACCGCCGTCGAGCGCGCAGGTATGCGCAGCCTGTTCGAAGGCCAGAAGGTGAACTTCGACCTCGAAGTGGACCGTCGTAGCGGCAAGAGTGCTGCGGCGAACCTGTCGGCGGCATAA